The nucleotide window GGGGGAGGAACCGGTCGCGGTTTACGCTCACCAGGAGCAGGGTCTGGAGCTCCATGGGGATGAGGACGTCGAAGTCGCCCCGGCGGACCGCGCGCTCCAGGGCGGCGAGGAAGCGGCGCGGCCGGGTGCGCGGCGAGGGGTAGACCACCCGGCGGTGGGCATGGCGCGAGAAGAAGGCGGCGGCGAGCCGGCTGGTCTCGCCCACGGTCACGTGGAGACCGGCGCGGCCGAGGGCCCGGACCGCGGCCACGGTCTTGGTCCAGTGGCCGTCGGTGACCAGGACCCGCCCCGTGAGGAGGAGGGGCCGGCGGGCCTTCGGGGTGTTCGGGGTCGGCTCGGGCATCCCGCCACTATACCCGGGCGCGGGCCTCAGGCCGACAGGCGCCGGGCGGCGGCCTCGAGGGCGTCGCTTCCGGCCGTTCCCAGGACCTCCACCCGGCGGTCGATCCACCGGACCATGCGGGCGAGGGTGTCGGTGGGGTCCAGGCAGACCAGGAGTCGCGCCCCCGCCGAGATGACGGCCCGGACCGTCCGGTCCCAGCGGACGGGCTGCCAGAGCTGGTCGGCCAGGGCGCGGCGGACGGCGCGCGTCCCGGTGAGGGGGGTCGGGTCGTGGCCAGCGAAGAGGGGGACGTCGGGCGGGCGGGCCGGGACGCCCTCCAGGTGCGCCAGGAAGGCGGCTCCCGCCGGTTCGAGATCGGGGGTGTGGTAGGCCCGCTGGAAGGGGAGCCGCTGCACCCGGAGGGCCCCGGCGGCGAGGACGGCGGCCTCGAAGGCCCCGGCGGCCCGGGCCGGGAGGCTCACGATCACCTGGCGGGCGTTGTTCACCAGGGAGATCCAGCCGCCGCCGGCCGCGGCCAGGGCGGCCTCGGCCTCGGCCTCGGTGAGCCCCACCACGGCCACCATGGCGAAGGGCTCCGGGGTGGGGCGGCGGGCCATGAGATCGTGGGCGGTGCGGACGAGGGCCAGGCCCTCCGGGGGGGGGAAGGCCCCGGCGGCCACCGCCGCGGCGTAGAGGCCGGAGCTGTAGCCCGCGGTGACGGACGGCCGGGCCCCCAGTCGGCGGAGGTGGTCTCCCAGGACG belongs to Dissulfurirhabdus thermomarina and includes:
- a CDS encoding ACP S-malonyltransferase, producing the protein MEPVAFLYPGQGAVPETPPERLYPAHPEIAEAYTALAGRSAPPYAAFHQAAPMDDLAAQCGVYTLSHVLGDHLRRLGARPSVTAGYSSGLYAAAVAAGAFPPPEGLALVRTAHDLMARRPTPEPFAMVAVVGLTEAEAEAALAAAGGGWISLVNNARQVIVSLPARAAGAFEAAVLAAGALRVQRLPFQRAYHTPDLEPAGAAFLAHLEGVPARPPDVPLFAGHDPTPLTGTRAVRRALADQLWQPVRWDRTVRAVISAGARLLVCLDPTDTLARMVRWIDRRVEVLGTAGSDALEAAARRLSA